A stretch of the Lolium perenne isolate Kyuss_39 chromosome 3, Kyuss_2.0, whole genome shotgun sequence genome encodes the following:
- the LOC127338209 gene encoding DEAD-box ATP-dependent RNA helicase 52A-like, translating into MAPALPLLGDQRKKVADSICMRSTPLPTVRAYEIVASDSICVDHLLVAQPTGDDVGKGLAELKIEEGTSVKLSGEGLPVPVYRFEKAGLVEKIVQNMFMSGFKAPTPVQRYSIPLALAGRDLLVCAQKGSGKVAALCIPVASMLLSRTPPAGGQYGRPRALLLVPNDRIAEEIVRDTRKLVYETGIRVVHSRKNQNFQIHELEAGVDIFVSTPGRLVDLLISNEITLEAIEYLVICDIGRLLDLGCETKLREIFGHTYIGKPPRQTLLSSDTFEPEVQNFARNFLSDYLLITDGMLEFNIGLTSQNIELVSQGEKRDFLLKVLQKQSFHCAGRVHQSATLVFVETKEEADSLSNWLNNESFCSTVSTVIFGDCSEQEMSSALASVMYGFNPILIAGDATSLDLDVGSFTYVINYDLPKSIEEYIERIRKFRRARRVGSITSFFTESNQYMAKDLWELMIEIKLEVPSWLVDYADPDYSCRFKELKLQDEENEKYRHDLAGSLLSREINTIYDLVDVYAELNCKNKKNSSFEDDIKRICRDCCIAFEQQEEHKLLKFMFVKLLQHSFIPEKYGKSYRHYNFIAKIKEDESGIWTEGTYFAESKLEGGVQQYFCCLLEQFDKGECYGCQNENAVIQHPTTGDYQRGTPDYVWPFNYGAEISDSDDAEISDSDDDLMDLYVLD; encoded by the coding sequence ATGGCGCCCGCTCTCCCTCTCCTCGGCGACCAGCGCAAGAAGGTTGCGGATTCGATCTGCATGAGATCTACTCCCCTCCCCACGGTGAGAGCTTACGAGATCGTAGCGTCGGATTCGATCTGCGTCGACCACCTGCTGGTGGCGCAACCAACGGGGGATGATGTTGGCAAGGGATTAGCTGAGCTCAAGATTGAGGAGGGCACAAGCGTGAAGCTGAGCGGGGAGGGATTGCCTGTGCCGGTGTATCGGTTCGAGAAGGCTGGTCTGGTGGAAAAAATTGTGCAAAACATGTTCATGTCTGGGTTCAAGGCCCCGACGCCGGTGCAGCGCTATTCCATACCGTTGGCGCTGGCCGGAAGGGACCTGTTGGTCTGCGCGCAGAAGGGGTCCGGGAAGGTGGCCGCGTTATGCATCCCGGTGGCGAGTATGCTGCTTAGCCGGACGCCTCCAGCAGGAGGACAATACGGCAGACCACGCGCTCTCTTGCTCGTCCCTAACGATAGAATTGCAGAAGAGATTGTTCGGGATACTAGGAAACTCGTTTATGAAACTGGAATTAGAGTTGTTCATTCAAGGAAGAATCAGAATTTCCAGATACATGAGCTCGAGGCTGGCGTTGATATTTTTGTTTCTACACCTGGACGCCTTGTTGACCTGCTTATATCTAATGAAATCACCCTGGAGGCAATAGAGTACCTGGTCATATGCGACATTGGTCGGCTGCTGGATCTGGGGTGTGAAACGAAGTTAAGGGAGATATTTGGTCACACGTATATAGGAAAGCCACCCAGACAGACTTTACTTTCCAGTGATACCTTTGAACCAGAAGTACAGAATTTTGCTAGGAATTTCCTGTCAGATTACTTACTTATTACTGATGGGATGCTGGAGTTCAATATCGGCCTAACTAGTCAGAATATTGAGCTTGTCTCTCAAGGCGAAAAAAGAGACTTCCTGCTAAAAGTTTTGCAGAAGCAATCTTTCCATTGTGCTGGCCGGGTGCACCAAAGTGCAACATTAGTTTTCGTGGAGACAAAAGAAGAGGCTGATTCATTGAGTAATTGGCTAAACAATGAAAGTTTCTGTTCAACAGTTTCAACCGTGATATTTGGTGACTGCTCAGAGCAGGAGATGAGCAGCGCATTGGCATCTGTCATGTATGGTTTCAATCCTATCCTGATTGCTGGTGATGCAACCTCACTAGACTTAGATGTTggaagttttacttatgtgattaaCTACGATCTGCCAAAGTCTATTGAGGAATATATCGAAAGGATTAGAAAATTCCGGAGAGCTAGAAGGGTTGGGTCTATCACTTCCTTCTTCACTGAGTCCAACCAGTACATGGCAAAGGACTTGTGGGAATTGATGATTGAGATAAAGCTAGAAGTGCCATCATGGCTGGTGGACTATGCTGATCCTGACTATTCTTGCAGATTCAAGGAATTGAAGTTACAAGATGAAGAGAATGAGAAGTACCGACATGATTTAGCTGGGTCTCTTCTCTCGCGCGAGATTAATACCATCTATGATTTGGTAGATGTTTATGCTGAATTAAAttgcaagaataagaaaaattcgaGCTTCGAGGATGATATCAAGCGCATCTGTAGAGATTGCTGTATTGCATTTGAGCAACAAGAAGAACACAAGCTCCTCAAGTTCATGTTTGTCAAGCTTCTTCAGCATTCTTTTATCCCTGAAAAATATGGAAAATCTTATCGGCATTACAATTTCATTGCCAAGATCAAGGAAGATGAATCAGGAATCTGGACTGAAGGGACATACTTTGCTGAAAGCAAACTAGAAGGTGGTGTGCAGCAGTATTTTTGCTGTTTGCTGGAGCAGTTCGACAAGGGTGAGTGCTACGGATGTCAGAACGAGAATGCTGTGATTCAGCATCCAACCACAGGTGACTATCAGAGAGGAACGCCTGATTATGTGTGGCCTTTCAACTATGGTGCTGAAATTAGTGACAGCGATGATGCTGAAATTAGTGacagtgatgatgatttgatggacTTATATGTACTTGATTAA